DNA from Candidatus Fusobacterium pullicola:
AAACATTATTGAATCAATGGCTTATAAAATTAGGAGATTATACCATCAATTAAAAAATACTTCTAATTCTATAAGATTAGATAAGCAAATTGCTTCTAAACTTTGGAAGTTATCTAAAGATTTTGGAAAGGAAACAGATGAAGGAATAGAGATTAATTTCAATCTTTCTATCTCCTATTTAGCTGATATGCTTGGCTCTAAAAGAGAAACTGTTTCTAGACAATTAAAAATTTTATCTGAAAAGGATTTAATTATTGTAAAAAGAAATAGATTTGTTGTAGTTAATAGAGATAATCTATTAAAATATTTTAGAAACTCGTGAGCCCTATCACAACTTTATTTTCTAGCTCTTGATATAATTAAATAAGTAAATTAAAATTATGAAAGGAAGATAAATATGGGTTTTCAAATTAGTAAAGAGGGACTAAATCATTTTTTTAAATCATTGAAAAATGATTATGATATCTATGCTCCAATAGTTTTTGAGGGTGGTGGAATTTTTTCAGATACAGACTGTATAAGATATGCAAAAATTAACTCTATTGAGGAGATAGAGTTTGAAAAAAAATCTAACTATTCTTTTAAGGAGAGTATTTTACCTGTTACTCAAAGATTATTTTATTTTACAGAAGAAAGTGTTAAGGAAGCAGATGATAAAAAGAAAGGTAGTATAGTTTTTTTAAGAGCATGTGAATTAAATGCTGTAAGACGTTTAGATGAAATGTATTTAATTAATGGTGGAGAGGATTACTACTATAAAAGATTAAGAGATAGAGTTAAATTTGTACTAATAGGTTGTAATCACTCTTTTGAAAATTGTTTCTGTGTAGATATGGAAAGTAATAAAAGTGATGAATACTCTTTAGCTATTAACTATGGAGACAATGATTTTTATATTGATTGTAAAGAGGAAAATTGGAATGCCCTTCTAAAATCTAACTCTGTAACAGAATTAGAAGTTACTCCTAACTTTGTAACTGAAAATGATGTTAGAGTTAATATACCTAAAGATTTGACTTCTGAAGTAGCCAAAAGTACTATGTGGGATGAATATGATTCTCGTTGTATAGCTTGTGGAAGATGTAATTTTGTATGTCCTACTTGTACTTGTTTTACTATGCAAGATATCTTTTATACAGATAATGGAAAAGTTGGAGAAAGAAGAAGAATATGGGCTTCTTGTATGGTAGATGGATATACTGATGTTGCTGGTGGAGAAAGCTATCGTAAGAAACATGGTCAACGTATGAGATTTAAAGTTTTAC
Protein-coding regions in this window:
- the asrA gene encoding anaerobic sulfite reductase subunit AsrA; the protein is MGFQISKEGLNHFFKSLKNDYDIYAPIVFEGGGIFSDTDCIRYAKINSIEEIEFEKKSNYSFKESILPVTQRLFYFTEESVKEADDKKKGSIVFLRACELNAVRRLDEMYLINGGEDYYYKRLRDRVKFVLIGCNHSFENCFCVDMESNKSDEYSLAINYGDNDFYIDCKEENWNALLKSNSVTELEVTPNFVTENDVRVNIPKDLTSEVAKSTMWDEYDSRCIACGRCNFVCPTCTCFTMQDIFYTDNGKVGERRRIWASCMVDGYTDVAGGESYRKKHGQRMRFKVLHKVLDFKQRNGYHMCVGCGRCDDVCPEYISFSNSINKLEAAMEEVTKKND